The proteins below come from a single Aptenodytes patagonicus chromosome 2, bAptPat1.pri.cur, whole genome shotgun sequence genomic window:
- the IBA57 gene encoding iron-sulfur cluster assembly factor IBA57, mitochondrial, whose translation MLVRAGAAAAAAAATTVPGLRRLWRGGGSGAAACFPLGRALVDVRGAEAAPFLQGLLTNDVTRLVAGDGPPAGALPRALYAHALNVQGRCLYDVILYRLHESPEEEPHILLECDGGVLDAIQKHMKLYKIRRKVNIAPCLDLSLWAVVPGERAGDIASSLTKCADQALILTPDPRTEVMGWRLITKKGVNLSEIIPGSRIGNIQDYHRHRYKQGVPEGVKDLPPGVALPLESNLAYMNGISFTKGCYIGQELTARTHHMGVIRKRLLPVHFSAPLPKDSIPEGAEISTESGKSAGKFRAGGGELGIALLRLANINEPLCLNLAGDKVKLTAGIPEWWPKTASK comes from the exons ATGTTGGTgagggcgggagcggcggcggcggcggcggcggcaacgACCGTGCCCGGGCTGCGCCGGctgtggcggggcggggggagcggggccgccgcctgCTTCCCGCTGGGCCGGGCGCTGGTGGACGTGCGGGGCGCCGAGGCCGCCCCCTTCCTCCAGGGGCTCCTCACTAACGACGTCACGCGGCTGGTAGCGGGGGACGGCCCCCCCGCCGGGGCCCTGCCGCGCGCGCTCTACGCGCATGCGCTCAACGTCCAGGGCCGCTGCCTCTATGACGTCATCCTCTACAG GCTTCACGAGAGTCCAGAAGAAGAGCCGCACATCCTGCTGGAGTGCGACGGCGGCGTGCTGGACGCCATACAAAAACATATGAAACTGTACAAGATCCGGAGGAAAGTCAACATCGCCCCTTGCCTTGACCTGTCTTTGTGGGCTGTCGTCCCCGGGGAGCGGGCTGGAGACATTGCCAGTTCCCTCACTAAATGTGCAGACCAGGCTCTGATTTTAACTCCTGACCCCAGAACAGAAGTCATGGGCTGGAGACTGATTACAAAGAAAGGGGTAAATCTGTCGGAGATTATCCCTGGGAGTCGTATTGGAAACATTCAGGATTACCACAGGCACAGGTACAAACAAG gAGTTCCCGAAGGTGTGAAAGATCTCCCTCCTGGAGTAGCCCTCCCGCTGGAATCAAACCTGGCCTACATGAACGGCATCAGCTTTACCAAAGGCTGTTACATTGGGCAGGAGCTGACAGCCAGGACCCACCACATGGGTGTCATTCGCAAACGTCTGCTGCCAGTCCACTTTTCAGCTCCTCTTCCCAAGGACAGCATTCCCGAGGGTGCCGAGATCTCAACTGAATCGGGAAAGTCGGCTGGCAAGTTCCGGGCTGGAGGAGGTGAACTTGGTATAGCTTTGCTGAGGTTAGCTAATATAAACGAACCACTCTGCCTAAATCTAGCGGGTGATAAAGTGAAGCTCACTGCAGGTATACCCGAGTGGTGGCCAAAAACTGCTAGTAAATAA
- the GJC2 gene encoding gap junction gamma-2 protein, with the protein MTNMSWSFLTRLLEEIHNHSTFVGKVWLTVLIVFRIVLTAVGGESIYSDEQSKFTCNTKQPGCDNVCYDAFAPLSHVRFWVFQIIMISTPSVMYLGYAIHRIARSAEEEKKFKGFKKKKQFALNWQAVRNMEDPMEADEEEPMISDDTAEHEKAKAKPKSKEQQKHDGRRRIQQEGLMKIYVFQLLTRASFEVCFLIGQYLLYGFEVEAYYVCNRVPCPHTVDCFVSRPTEKTIFLLVMYVVSCLCLLLNMCEMFHLGFGTIRDAIRNRKINSFRQPPYNYAYPKNISCPPEYNLVVKSEKPTKIPNSLMAHEQNLANVAQEQQCTSPDENLPADLSTLHKHLRVAQEQLDIAFQSYSSTQANTQPSRTSSPASGGTVVEQNRANTAQEKQGAKPKACLEKGSSSSKDGKTSVWI; encoded by the coding sequence ATGACCAACATGAGCTGGAGCTTTCTAACCCGCCTGCTAGAAGAGATTCACAATCACTCCACCTTCGTGGGGAAGGTCTGGCTCACCGTGCTCATCGTCTTCCGCATTGTCTTGACAGCAGTGGGGGGGGAGTCCATCTACTCCGATGAGCAGAGCAAGTTCACCTGTAATACCAAGCAGCCCGGCTGCGACAATGTCTGTTACGATGCCTTCGCACCGCTGTCACACGTCAGGTTCTGGGTCTTCCAGATCATCATGATATCCACCCCTTCGGTCATGTACCTGGGCTATGCCATCCACAGGATCGCCCGGTcggcggaggaggagaagaagtTCAAGGGATTCAAGAAGAAGAAGCAGTTTGCTTTGAACTGGCAGGCAGTGCGCAACATGGAGGACCCGATGGAGGCTGACGAAGAGGAGCCCATGATCTCTGATGACACAGCAGAACACGAGAAAGCCAAAGCCAAGCCCAAGAGCAAAGAGCAACAAAAGCACGACGGGAGGAGGCGCATCCAGCAAGAAGGACTAATGAAAATCTATGTCTTCCAGCTACTTACCAGAGCTTCGTTTGAAGTTTGCTTTTTGATAGGGCAGTATTTGCTCTATGGTTTTGAGGTAGAAGCCTATTATGTCTGCAACAGAGTCCCTTGCCCTCACACTGTGGACTGCTTTGTGTCCCGGCCAACAGAGAAGACCATCTTTCTCCTGGTGATGTACGTCGTGAGCTGCCTGTGCTTATTACTGAACATGTGTGAGATGTTTCACCTGGGGTTTGGGACCATCCGAGATGCCATTCGCAACCGGAAAATCAACAGCTTTAGGCAGCCTCCCTACAACTATGCCTACCCAAAGAACATCTCCTGCCCTCCCGAGTACAACCTGGTAGTGAAATCGGAGAAGCCCACCAAGATCCCCAACAGCTTGATGGCTCATGAGCAGAACTTGGCTAACGTCGCTCAGGAGCAGCAGTGCACCAGCCCAGATGAGAACCTCCCGGCAGACTTGTCCACCCTTCACAAACACTTGCGAGTGGCCCAGGAGCAGTTAGACATAGCGTTTCAGAGCTACAGCAGCACCCAGGCCAACACGCAACCTTCACGAACCAGCAGTCCCGCCTCGGGTGGCACGGTGGTAGAGCAGAACAGGGCCAACACCGCCCAGGAGAAACAAGGTGCTAAACCCAAGGCCTGCTTGGAGAAAGGGAGCTCAAGCAGTAAAGATGGAAAGACGTCTGTATGGATATAG